The sequence GGTCGCATTCAGCGGACCGAGCTTGTCTACCGGCTCGCCGATTACGTTGATCACGCGCCCCAGAGTCGCCTTTCCTACCGGTACCGAAATGGGACCGCCAAGGTCGATGGCCTTCATGCCACGCACCATGCCTTCTGTGGCTTCCATGGCGACACAGCGAACGCGGCCTTCGCCCAAGTGCTGCTGCACTTCGACAATGATGCTGACGGGCTCCGGCACGTTGAAACCTTCGCTGGTAATGCGCAGCGCCTGATAGATCGGCGGCATTTTGGCTTCTTCAAACTGAATATCAACGGCAGGGCCGGAGATTTTAATCACTTTTCCGATGTTCTGTGCCATAGGTCCTTACAGAGCGGCTGCGCCGCTAACGATTTCGATAATTTCTTTGGTGATCGATGCCTGACGGACGCGATTCATAGTCAACGTCAATGCATCGATCATGTCCGACGCGTTGTTAGTAGCCGAATCCATCGCTGTCATACGCGCGGCGTGCTCGGCTGCAACGGACTCGAGTAGTGCACGATAAATCTGAATCGACAAGTAGCGCGGCAGCAGGTCGTGGAACAGGCGCTCCGGCGACTGTTCGTAGATGTAGTCACCGGTCCCGAATTTCGCTGCACGCTCGTCGACAGCCGACGTATCAGGTGCTCGGATTCCGACTCCGGAGCGAGCAGCAGCCTCGGCCGCCTTCTGCCGCTCTTCAAGCGTGAACTGATCTACCTGTTCCACGTCCTGCTCGCCGATCTTCACGATCGGCAGCACGTGATCGACCACCAGCCTCTGCGCGATGACCGACTTGAACTCGTTGTAGACGAGAAAGACTGCATCGACTTCTTTGCGGGCATAGCGCTTGATGATCTCTTCGGCGAGATCGCGAGCTTGTCCAAACTCCAGCTTGTTCAGCACGCCAACCTGCTCGCCTACGATCTCTACCGGCGCGACCCGCTTGTACTCGCCCTCTTCGCTCCCAGCCTGAGCGTAAGGAAAACGGCGGCGGAGCATGTCACGTCCCTTACGGCCGATGGCGATGATGTCGACGTTCTTCCCGGCTTCGGTTTCAAGAAAACGATTGGTCGCCTTGATGACGTTGGCGTTGAAAGCTCCTGCGAATCCCTTGTCGCCACTGATGACAACGAGCAGGATGTTCTTCGCTTCACGACGCTCCAGCAAGGGATGACGCGGCTCTCCGGTTATGGGGTCGTAAATCTCGGCGCGCGAAACCAGAGACTTCAGGACGTTCACGAGCATTTGCGCATACGGACGCGCCGCCAATGCCTTCTCTTGTGCGCGACGCAGCTTCGCCGCCGAAACCATCTTCATGGCTCCGGTGATCTGCTTCGTGTTTTGCACGCTGCGAATGCGGCGTCGTAAATCGAGAACGTTTGCCATTAACTAGCTTTTGCCCCAACCGCCTGACGCTGAGCGAGGAACTCCTGCTTCACTTCTTTAATCAGACGATCCATTTCCTTCTTGATGCTGTCGTCGAGCGTCTTCTTTTCCATGATCTGGTTGAGGAGGCCCGGATTCGTCGTATCGACGTACTTGTATAGCGCCTCTTCGAACTCACGCACCTGCGAGACCTGCAAGTCGTCGAGATAGCCATTCGTGCCGGCATAAATCGCGAGGATCTGCTTGCTGAATGGCAGGGGCGAGAACTGCGGCTGCTTGAGCAGCTCAGTGAGCCGCTGACCACGGTTTAGCTGTTGCTGCGTGGCCTTGTCCAAATCGGAACCGAACTGGGCGAAGGCTGCTAGTTCGCGATACTGAGCGAGTTCCAACTTCATCGATCCGGCGACCTGACGCATGGCCTTGATCTGCGCCGATCCGCCGACGCGGCTGACCGAGATACCGACGTTGACGGCCGGACGAATGCCAGAGTTGAACAAGTCGGTCTCGAGGAAGATTTGGCCGTCGGTGATAGAGATCACATTGGTCGGAATGTAAGCAGAAACGTCGCCGGCCTGTGTCTCGATGATTGGCAGGGCTGTGAGCGATCCGCCGCCCAGCTTGTCGGAAAGCTTCGAGGCGCGCTCCAGCAGCCGTGAGTGAAGATAGAAAACGTCTCCCGGATAGGCTTCGCGCCCTGGGGGACGACGCAGCAGCAGCGATATCTCGCGATACGACGCAGCGTGCTTCGACAGATCGTCATAGATCACGAGCGCGTGCTTCCCGTTATCGCGGAAGTACTCGCCGATCGCGCATGCGGCGTAAGGAGCGATGTACTGCATGGGAGCAGGTTCGGACGCCGAGGCGGCCACCACAACCGTGTA is a genomic window of Terriglobales bacterium containing:
- the atpG gene encoding ATP synthase F1 subunit gamma, which gives rise to MANVLDLRRRIRSVQNTKQITGAMKMVSAAKLRRAQEKALAARPYAQMLVNVLKSLVSRAEIYDPITGEPRHPLLERREAKNILLVVISGDKGFAGAFNANVIKATNRFLETEAGKNVDIIAIGRKGRDMLRRRFPYAQAGSEEGEYKRVAPVEIVGEQVGVLNKLEFGQARDLAEEIIKRYARKEVDAVFLVYNEFKSVIAQRLVVDHVLPIVKIGEQDVEQVDQFTLEERQKAAEAAARSGVGIRAPDTSAVDERAAKFGTGDYIYEQSPERLFHDLLPRYLSIQIYRALLESVAAEHAARMTAMDSATNNASDMIDALTLTMNRVRQASITKEIIEIVSGAAAL
- the atpA gene encoding F0F1 ATP synthase subunit alpha, encoding MAQIKADEITKLIREQIENFESKVAVDEVGTVISLGDGIARIYGLDKVMAGELIDFGHAVTGIAMNLEEDEVGSVLMGEYTEIKEGDEVRRTGKIMAVPVGEAMVGRVVNSLGQPIDDKGPITTKNTIPVERIAPGVIDRQPVREPMATGIKAIDSMIPIGRGQRELIIGDRQTGKTAVALDTIINNKGNNLICIYCAIGQKRSSIANVVKTLTEYGAMDYTVVVAASASEPAPMQYIAPYAACAIGEYFRDNGKHALVIYDDLSKHAASYREISLLLRRPPGREAYPGDVFYLHSRLLERASKLSDKLGGGSLTALPIIETQAGDVSAYIPTNVISITDGQIFLETDLFNSGIRPAVNVGISVSRVGGSAQIKAMRQVAGSMKLELAQYRELAAFAQFGSDLDKATQQQLNRGQRLTELLKQPQFSPLPFSKQILAIYAGTNGYLDDLQVSQVREFEEALYKYVDTTNPGLLNQIMEKKTLDDSIKKEMDRLIKEVKQEFLAQRQAVGAKAS